The genomic region TGGAACGGTTTGAGCGCGAATCGCGCCAAGCCATTTTAAATGTCCAGAGCAATGATTTTTTTTGTTTCATATTCTATTGCTCAACCGCTTTTTTCGGTTCCGATTCGGTGAAGCTGTCTTCAAACACGCGGCCGTTCTTCAATTTGATGATGCGGTCACATTTTTTTGCAAGTTCCAGGTCATGTGTTACCAATACAAGGGTAGTGCCTTGTTTCTCATTTAAATCAAAAATCAGATCTTCAATATGCTCTCCGGTTTCAGTATCAAGATTTCCGGTAGGTTCATCTGCAAAAAGAATCTTAGGCTGGTTAATGAATGCTCTTGCAACGGCTACACGCTGTTGCTCACCGCCTGAAAGCTGGGTAGGGTAGTGATGGGTTCGATCGCCAAGTCCAACGCTTTCCAATAGCTCCTCGGCACGCAGTCGAACTTCTTTTGTTGCATCTCCACGCAATTCAAGCGGAACCATTACGTTCTCAAGAGCGGTAAGCGTAGGAACGAGTTGAAATGTTTGGAATACAAACCCCACGTGCTTATTCCTGACATGTGCCCGTTCATCTTCATTAAGAGGATTAAGCGGGATCCCATTGAGGGAAACGGTACCTGAAGTCGGACGATCCAGGCCGGCGCATAAGCCAAGTAAGGTGGTTTTGCCACTGCCTGATGGACCAACAATGGCACAGGAGATACCTTCTTGAATGGAAAAGTTAATGTCGTCAACGACGGTTAAAATTTTTGAGCCGCTTTTAAATTCGCGATATAACTGTTTTACTTCGAGTATATTTGACACGTTTCTGATATTTTGAATGATATCGCTACAAACAACGGTTTATTGCAGAAACATTCCTTTAAAAGTTGAGAAATATTACGGAGGGTTAATTCCAATTACCAAATTCCAAAATTCTTCCTCGCTCCACACGCTCCGCGTTGGAACGAATAAACGATGTCAAAATTAAATTCTTTATGAAATCACTGTTATTCATTTTTTCATTATTTATCACATGTTCGTTGCAAGCCCAGGAGAGTAAAACCATTCTTTTTTTTGGGGATAGTATAACCGCCGGAATGGGAGTTGATCAAAACCAGGCTTTTCCGGCATTGATTCAGAAGAAGATAGATTCTCTTGGGCTGAATTATGAAGTTATTAACGGTGGTTCGAGTGGCGAAACTTCTGCCGGGGGCTTGCGCCGTATCGATTGGGTTCTGCAGCGCAATATTGATATTATGATTTTGGAACTGGGTGGCAACGATGGGCTTCGGGGCATTGACTTAAATTCAACGAAAGAAAATCTTCAGCAAATTATAGACAAGGTGGAGGCTAAGAACCCGGAGGCTAAAATTATTCTTGCCGGAATGCAGGTCCCGCCTAATTTGGGACAGGATTACACCCGCCAATTTAAAACCATCTACCCTGAATTGGCGGAGGAAAATAATCTGCCGTTAATTCCAACGATTATGGACAAGATTGGGGGAAATGAAGAGTTGATGCAAGGTGACGGGTTGCATCCCACCCCTGAGGGACATAAAGTGATTGCAGAGACGGTGTGGGAGGTATTGAAAGGGATGTTGAAGTGACAGTTTTGATCTCGTTCCCAAAAATAGTTCTGGTCGAATCATTGTTACTTCTGTGTGAAGTCCTCCCTTGAGGGTGGTGCCGGACTGAGTGGATGCGAAGTCTGGCGGAGGGTGTTTGTGACAGGGGCACTGTTGAATTGAAATGCGATGGATCTGCCGAAGGCACGCCTTTGGCGGAACGACTCCCGACTGCTCGGTAATGGACGATTTTTGGTGCCCCGGATATCACTAAAGGGTTTCTCCTCCCGGGAGGAGATAAAGAGGAGGGTCGGTGGTGCCATGGGCAATATTGCTTTTAACGATCTCCATTTCCCCAATGACTTTGATTCGGCATTGCATCAAGAGGTAGTGTCTCTGGCTCCAACACCCCTCATCCCGAAAAAATCGGGACAGGAACAGCTGACTGATTTATCCCCCACAAGGGGAGACTTTCCCTACTCAAGTTCTGTCAACGAATTTCCTGCCATCTATAAGGATGTCAATGATGTAAACCTGAAAGTTTTGGGGAGATATTGAAATAAAGGCAACTTAATAGGAAGGTATCACAGGCTGTGTCCAGGCCATTTCGTAAATAATATCTTCAATAGGGTTGGGATGGAGTTTTGAGGAAGTAATTTTAGCTCTTACAAATTGCATGTCTTTGGTAACCTCAAAGCTGGCAGATGTATTTTCAACGGTTTCAAAAACTTCAGGAGCCGCTTCTCCTTCCCGTGCTCCGATAAAAGAAATGGAGTAGGTGACATCCGGCTCGGCATCCACTTCAATGGAAAGTAGGTTATTTTCATGACTCAGCTTAGAAAGGGTTACGCCCGTGCTTGAATAAAAATCTCCGGCTTCCATCGCGGTGATGATAGATGCAGGGCTTAATGAATCGGTCCTGACCATAATCCAACCGCGGCCGGCATTGCTGAATTCCTCGCCATGGTGATGATAGTTGTGGGAGTCATCCGTAGCTAACCCGTAAATAAGGGGTTTGCCGGCTTCCAGGTAAGCAATGTTGATCAGGTCCCACATTTCTTCAGTAGAAACATGTTCTTCATCCCCGGAATTTTGAACCATGTGATGGCCATTATACACCTCGAAAAACCGCTCGCCTTCAAGGGCAGCCATTTGTTCAACTGTTATTGCGTAATAGAAATTCGGATGGTTGATATGCGGGATGATGGGCTTGCCGGTTTCTTCACGCTGTTGCAAGATCTTATCGATGTTTCGCTGAAGCACATCCACCAGGCTGTTGCCTCCCTGTGGCTCAATTTTCGATTGCACATTCGTGACGTTCATGTGCAGCGGCTTCCCTTCAAAACTGTCTGATATTTCCTCGGACTGAATGACCAGAAATTCTTCCTCTTCCTCAAACAGCGTTTTGTATTCTTCAAAGGTTTTCAGTTTTACGCGAATTCCTTCCGGTGTTTCATCATACACCACCCAATCGGAGCCATATTCTTCCAGGTAATTCCGGAAAGCTGCCTGATACACCGAGTCTTCTGAAATAAGCTTCCACTGTTCGCCTTCCGCCAGTGTGTTATGGTCAGATAATGCCACAAACTGGTACCCGTGTGATTTATACCAATCCATGATGACTTCCGGAAATTCATCCCCGTCACTCCAATAGGAATGGGTGTGGAGATTACCTTTATACCATCGCTGGTCGGGCTCGGTTTGGGTGGAGGTACAACCCATCAACAGGATTAAACCTAAAAGCGGTAATATTTTATATACATGCATAGGTTTAAAGATAGGAGTAAGAAAACATTTAAAACTCATTGTAAGGGTCTCTTTTGTATAGATAACCGAAGGCGAGGTGCAGTCCGTTTAAGCGCTGGTTATGCAGCCAAAATACTACTTCTGTGAAGGATCACTATTCCACATGTCAATGACATTCTTCCAGCTACCATCCTCATTCTTCCGCCACACCGTTACCACTTTATTATTTTCGACTACCCGGCTTCCTAAAGAATCGTTAAATGCCATTTGATTTTTTTCTATCAAATATGCCATGCTGCCATCGTTTGATATGTGAGCGCTGAGGGGTTCCCAACTAACTTCAAAACCTGGAACTTGACCGCTGGCTTCAATAAATGAGCGAATGGCTTCTTTCCCTCTGAGCGGTGGCTGATCAGGTGGCATCATTACTGCATCATCGGCCCAATAAGTCATTAAACTATCGATATTTCCTGTGGATGCTACTTCAGACCATTCACGGCTTAGTTGCATCAGTTTTTGTGTTTCTTCTTCCTTATCGAAATTTACTTCAGCACATCCCATAAACAACAACAGTAATCCCACTAATCCTGTGTAAGTCCAGTTCTTTTTCATAATTGATGGATTGATTAAAGATTATATTAGAGAAGCAAGGTAAAAAGGAGACTAAATGCAACTCCTTTGGCTGTATAACATATTATTGATGAATATTTCATCTCCCGTAAAAATATATCTTTCATCCTCAAAATCCAGTCTGAACTTTTTTAAAGGGGACTTCTTCATTGCCTTAGTAAATAACACCCTTCAACCTTTCCAATCTCCCAAATCAACCCTACCTTTTAGGC from Gracilimonas sp. harbors:
- a CDS encoding nuclear transport factor 2 family protein; the encoded protein is MKKNWTYTGLVGLLLLFMGCAEVNFDKEEETQKLMQLSREWSEVASTGNIDSLMTYWADDAVMMPPDQPPLRGKEAIRSFIEASGQVPGFEVSWEPLSAHISNDGSMAYLIEKNQMAFNDSLGSRVVENNKVVTVWRKNEDGSWKNVIDMWNSDPSQK
- a CDS encoding ABC transporter ATP-binding protein; this encodes MSNILEVKQLYREFKSGSKILTVVDDINFSIQEGISCAIVGPSGSGKTTLLGLCAGLDRPTSGTVSLNGIPLNPLNEDERAHVRNKHVGFVFQTFQLVPTLTALENVMVPLELRGDATKEVRLRAEELLESVGLGDRTHHYPTQLSGGEQQRVAVARAFINQPKILFADEPTGNLDTETGEHIEDLIFDLNEKQGTTLVLVTHDLELAKKCDRIIKLKNGRVFEDSFTESEPKKAVEQ
- a CDS encoding arylesterase, with amino-acid sequence MKSLLFIFSLFITCSLQAQESKTILFFGDSITAGMGVDQNQAFPALIQKKIDSLGLNYEVINGGSSGETSAGGLRRIDWVLQRNIDIMILELGGNDGLRGIDLNSTKENLQQIIDKVEAKNPEAKIILAGMQVPPNLGQDYTRQFKTIYPELAEENNLPLIPTIMDKIGGNEELMQGDGLHPTPEGHKVIAETVWEVLKGMLK